A single genomic interval of Treponema primitia ZAS-1 harbors:
- a CDS encoding CHAT domain-containing tetratricopeptide repeat protein: protein MICPRSKAIFFITLVFVLSQGLHAGGHKEGYTLDRGYAAREAGTSRYSEDPALYVGFARDYALAGKSAQAARELERAIFWGFTDFDRIKNDRDFASLRRSSWWRRIAGKQKELEEVLALYWEAHEDEKAFRYSFSYDELIERFDRAAKTLATVFRKGSLASRLPLFDLGMAYQIKEVYEKAHNLYDQSLETDLVWFSAGHQQIGRDYAGLGDLFYDSSEYSNATRFSEKALPIVLETLGEYSLEAAKIYENLGAIFIEDSELDKARYYLEKSLEISTALGGQDHPFMAYIYPNLALLYGYLGEYDRALFYAEQALRMDLHIRKQRYEWVASDYNYIGIIYDDMGEYDLALENYQRGLAISLEHLDNYSSITARIYGNIGFTYKNLGNFPLALQNYIQSLEIEKKIFDTSDPNIAGSLSNIGNVYLQQGDYAQALAYYQQTLAIDRINYGPSHYYIASDYKSFAAIYLKMGDREKSMGYAKDALVLLRQSLAYLRAVDESRELAELFYTAVPAIAREALETGIDAAERGRQDIRSAGAVYLTAAAPFYYLAANLAAEQKRPAEAFGYSEALRQRGFLEQTGLEAALRIDGIRPEEADRVRELSRRVSELREDLLYEDGSGNTANLLRDAERELEALHGAIGNRLPKYRELRDPRPMDAASAAAWCPPDTAVLEYLLPGAEDGGAIRPGAYCLVVRPSGVTAVPLDGGFDYEEAVNLLRERIGAFRSPETFEGERNALYEKLLAPVLAGLGAEVSHLLIVPDGPLAFLPFDLLRPSAANATLGSRYSVSFSPSLSITTLHDQPGAASLVPALALGEALYDGPGKTGETQGRGYFRGGDGPGRYADSAAEYGALTANQRASLYHRVKQAGTAAYFRERGFSWVDLPGTAREIETLARDFFLPPDIRLLRGADAGEGNLKRLSVTGELKNYSLIHLSCHGYFDSLIPEMSGIVLSEVSGRLPDNGEDGYLTVTEAALLDLRARILILSACDTGLTRVRDGDGMVGLLRAFLVAGANNVGASLWPIDDDTSVEFMTRLYTKLIKENLDFRRAYGAVKRELQSLPQYSHPYYWAGFTLYE, encoded by the coding sequence ATGATCTGCCCCCGCAGTAAAGCTATATTTTTTATTACCCTGGTCTTCGTACTTTCCCAAGGTCTCCATGCCGGGGGACATAAGGAAGGGTATACCCTGGACCGGGGTTACGCCGCCCGGGAAGCGGGGACAAGCCGGTACAGCGAAGACCCGGCGCTTTATGTGGGTTTTGCCCGGGACTATGCCCTGGCAGGGAAAAGCGCCCAGGCCGCCCGGGAACTGGAACGGGCTATTTTCTGGGGCTTTACGGATTTTGATCGCATTAAAAACGATAGGGACTTTGCGTCCCTGCGTCGTAGTTCCTGGTGGCGGAGGATCGCCGGGAAACAAAAGGAACTGGAAGAAGTCCTGGCCCTGTACTGGGAGGCCCATGAGGATGAAAAGGCTTTTCGGTACAGTTTTAGTTACGATGAGTTGATAGAGCGTTTTGACAGGGCCGCAAAGACCCTGGCGACGGTTTTCCGTAAGGGTTCCCTGGCAAGCCGGCTGCCATTGTTTGATTTGGGAATGGCCTATCAAATAAAAGAAGTATATGAAAAAGCCCACAACTTATATGATCAAAGTCTGGAAACGGATCTTGTTTGGTTTTCCGCTGGGCATCAGCAAATAGGGCGGGATTATGCGGGCCTGGGGGATCTTTTTTATGATTCCAGTGAGTATAGCAATGCTACTCGTTTTTCTGAAAAAGCTCTTCCCATAGTATTGGAAACCTTGGGGGAGTATAGCTTGGAAGCAGCGAAGATATATGAGAATCTAGGAGCTATTTTTATTGAAGATAGTGAATTAGATAAAGCTCGGTATTATCTAGAAAAATCCCTGGAGATAAGCACGGCCTTGGGGGGGCAGGATCACCCCTTTATGGCTTATATTTATCCTAATTTAGCACTTCTTTATGGGTACTTGGGTGAATATGACCGGGCTCTTTTTTATGCCGAGCAAGCCCTGCGTATGGATCTTCATATCAGAAAGCAGAGATATGAATGGGTGGCATCGGATTATAATTATATCGGAATTATTTACGACGATATGGGTGAATATGATCTTGCCCTTGAAAATTATCAAAGGGGATTGGCAATTTCCTTGGAACATCTTGATAACTATTCTTCGATTACGGCGCGGATATACGGCAATATTGGATTTACCTATAAAAATCTTGGTAATTTCCCCCTGGCGCTGCAGAATTATATCCAATCCCTGGAAATCGAAAAAAAAATATTTGATACATCCGATCCTAATATTGCGGGTAGTTTAAGTAATATAGGAAATGTCTATTTGCAACAGGGAGATTATGCGCAAGCCCTGGCTTATTACCAACAGACCCTTGCAATAGACCGCATCAATTATGGCCCCTCCCATTATTACATAGCTTCAGATTACAAAAGCTTTGCGGCGATATACCTGAAAATGGGGGATCGGGAAAAAAGCATGGGCTACGCAAAGGATGCTCTTGTCTTACTGCGGCAATCACTGGCCTATCTTAGGGCGGTGGATGAATCCAGGGAACTGGCGGAACTGTTCTATACTGCGGTTCCGGCTATTGCCAGGGAAGCCCTGGAGACCGGCATTGATGCTGCAGAGCGGGGCAGGCAGGATATTCGCTCCGCCGGCGCCGTTTACCTTACCGCTGCGGCGCCCTTCTATTACCTGGCGGCAAACTTGGCGGCAGAACAGAAGCGTCCCGCCGAGGCCTTCGGCTATTCCGAGGCGCTGCGCCAGCGGGGTTTTTTGGAGCAGACGGGGCTTGAGGCGGCCCTCAGGATTGACGGGATACGCCCGGAAGAAGCGGACCGGGTCCGGGAACTTTCCCGGCGTGTTTCCGAATTGCGGGAAGATCTGCTGTATGAAGACGGTTCCGGGAATACGGCGAACCTTCTGCGGGACGCTGAGCGGGAACTGGAAGCCCTGCATGGGGCCATAGGGAACCGGCTCCCCAAATACCGGGAGCTCCGGGACCCCCGCCCCATGGATGCCGCAAGCGCCGCCGCCTGGTGCCCCCCGGATACCGCCGTATTGGAGTACCTCCTCCCCGGCGCTGAAGATGGCGGGGCAATCCGTCCCGGGGCGTACTGCCTTGTGGTCCGGCCTTCGGGGGTTACGGCGGTACCCCTGGACGGCGGCTTTGATTATGAGGAGGCGGTGAATCTCCTCCGGGAACGCATAGGCGCCTTCCGCAGCCCGGAAACCTTTGAGGGGGAACGGAATGCCCTTTACGAAAAACTCCTCGCCCCGGTTTTGGCGGGGCTTGGGGCGGAGGTCTCCCATTTGCTCATCGTCCCCGACGGCCCCTTAGCCTTCCTGCCCTTCGATCTTCTGCGGCCCTCTGCGGCCAATGCTACCCTGGGCAGCCGTTACTCGGTTAGTTTTTCGCCATCCCTGTCTATTACCACCCTGCATGACCAGCCCGGGGCCGCCTCCCTGGTTCCCGCCCTAGCCCTGGGCGAGGCCCTCTACGACGGCCCCGGCAAAACCGGGGAGACCCAGGGGCGGGGCTATTTCCGGGGCGGCGATGGCCCGGGCCGCTACGCCGATTCCGCCGCCGAATACGGCGCCCTGACGGCGAACCAGCGGGCAAGCCTGTACCACCGGGTAAAGCAGGCCGGAACAGCAGCCTATTTCCGGGAGCGGGGTTTTTCCTGGGTGGATCTCCCCGGAACCGCCCGGGAAATAGAAACCCTGGCCCGGGACTTTTTTCTTCCCCCGGATATACGGCTCCTCCGGGGCGCCGATGCCGGGGAAGGAAACCTGAAAAGACTTTCTGTTACAGGTGAATTGAAAAACTACTCCCTGATCCACCTAAGCTGCCACGGCTACTTTGACAGCCTGATCCCGGAAATGTCCGGCATAGTCCTGTCCGAGGTATCGGGCAGGCTCCCGGATAACGGCGAAGATGGGTACCTCACGGTCACCGAAGCGGCCCTGCTGGATCTCAGGGCCCGGATACTGATCCTCTCCGCCTGCGACACCGGCCTTACCCGGGTTCGGGACGGTGACGGCATGGTGGGCCTGCTCCGGGCCTTCCTGGTTGCGGGGGCCAACAATGTGGGCGCCAGCCTCTGGCCCATCGACGACGACACCAGCGTCGAATTCATGACCCGGCTCTACACCAAGCTTATCAAGGAAAACCTGGACTTCCGCCGGGCCTATGGGGCGGTTAAACGGGAGCTTCAGTCCCTGCCCCAATACAGCCACCCCTATTACTGGGCAGGCTTTACCCTGTACGAGTAA